In a single window of the Thiohalophilus sp. genome:
- a CDS encoding four helix bundle protein, whose protein sequence is MAFEDLDVWKRAARLSSDIYTNMRELKDYSFKDQITRSSLSVPSNIAEGIERATDKEKMRFLSIAKGSAAELRTQIYIGMDISYISKDIGTKWIKETKELSAMLVGLIKSIKAVN, encoded by the coding sequence ATGGCTTTCGAAGACCTGGACGTCTGGAAACGCGCCGCAAGACTAAGTTCGGATATCTACACAAACATGCGCGAACTAAAAGATTATAGTTTCAAGGATCAGATAACCCGCTCAAGCTTGTCAGTACCATCGAACATCGCAGAAGGGATAGAACGCGCAACCGATAAAGAAAAAATGAGATTTCTAAGCATCGCCAAAGGCTCCGCCGCTGAACTACGAACCCAGATCTACATCGGCATGGATATCAGCTATATCTCAAAAGATATCGGCACAAAGTGGATTAAAGAAACAAAAGAACTAAGCGCCATGCTAGTCGGCCTGATCAAATCAATAAAAGCAGTTAATTGA